The following is a genomic window from Thermocrinis jamiesonii.
CACTATGACACTAACGCTTTTGCTTGTCATTCCCCTTTTAGTTTTTGCTCAGACCTTTGAAAGCTTAGAAAAGAAACTTCAGGAAATAAGGGTGCTAAAAGCTTCCTTTGTCCAAAGGGTTAAGTATCCTTGGTATCCAAAGCAGGAACTTTCTAAAGGTTTCTTTTATGCCCAAAGGGGAGGAAAGTTTAGACTTGAATACGAACAACCAGAAAAGACCATCATAGTATCCGATGGCAGACAAATAATCCTGTACTCTCCTTCGGAAAAAAGCGCCATAATAGACCACATAGACAGGAACCAATCTGCGGTGATTGAGTCGCTTCTTTTGATCTCCAAACCGTTGAGTGAGGTGTTTGACCTTGTGGGAGAGATGGAAAGGGAAGGAAAGAGGTTTTTGGTATTAAAGCCAAAAGCCAAAGACGAGTTTTTTCACAGGGTTTTGGTAAGTGTGGGCCAAGATGGAATGCCAAAGATCATAAGGGTTGAGGAAAAAGATGGGACCACCACCGAGATAGAACTCATAGACATCAGCGCAAACTTTACACCCTCAAGCGGTCTGTTTAAAATACATCTTCCAGCTGACACCAAGGTAAAAAGAGTTTTCTAAATTATGGTAAGCATAGAGAAGGCAAACAGTGAAAGCATAGAAGAATTAGCTCGCATATACTTAGAAGGCTACAAGGGCTTAGAAGAATATGCTTACACGCACATAGAAGATGTTTTAGCCTATCTTAACTGGCTTTTCAGAAGGGATGTCGCAGGCATATTTGTTGCCATTTTGGATGGTAAAAAGGTGGGGTTCATAGCAAGCGACGGAAACTGGTTTAGCAAGAGGGAAGGTAAGGTGGTGGGTGCCATACACGAATTGGTAGTCTTGCCAGAATACAGAGGAATAGGTGTAGGAAAAAAGCTTTTGGAAAGAGCCATTCAATACTTCAAGGAAAGGGGCTTAGATACCGTAGAGCTGTGGGTGGGAGACAAAAATTCGTGGGCTTTAGAGTTTTACAAAAAACATGGTTTTGTAGAAAAGGACAGGTTCAACTATTGGATAAGAATGACAAAAGCTCTAAAAGATGAGGCTGGTAGTTAAGATAGGGTCAAACCTGATACAGACCCAAGAAGGAGATATAGACCTAAACCTTATAGCCAAACTGGGCAGAGAGATAAAAAGGCTAAAGTCTGCTGGAGATCAGGTGATTTTGGTGTCCTCCGGAGCGGTTCTGTGCGGTTTGAAAAAGCTAAACCTACAAGAAAGACCAAAAAGCTTGGTGGAAAAGCAAGCCCTTGCGGGCATAGGCCAAGCTTACCTTATGCACCTTTACGACATGGTCTTTTCAAACTACAAGCTGGTGCCCGCTCAGGTGCTTCTA
Proteins encoded in this region:
- the lolA gene encoding outer membrane lipoprotein chaperone LolA, translated to MTLTLLLVIPLLVFAQTFESLEKKLQEIRVLKASFVQRVKYPWYPKQELSKGFFYAQRGGKFRLEYEQPEKTIIVSDGRQIILYSPSEKSAIIDHIDRNQSAVIESLLLISKPLSEVFDLVGEMEREGKRFLVLKPKAKDEFFHRVLVSVGQDGMPKIIRVEEKDGTTTEIELIDISANFTPSSGLFKIHLPADTKVKRVF
- a CDS encoding GNAT family N-acetyltransferase, translated to MVSIEKANSESIEELARIYLEGYKGLEEYAYTHIEDVLAYLNWLFRRDVAGIFVAILDGKKVGFIASDGNWFSKREGKVVGAIHELVVLPEYRGIGVGKKLLERAIQYFKERGLDTVELWVGDKNSWALEFYKKHGFVEKDRFNYWIRMTKALKDEAGS